The Streptococcus gwangjuense nucleotide sequence ATTTTCCTTGTAACGGCGCTCTGCTCTTTCATCTACCGAAGCTACTAGGAAAATTTTCAGTTCTGCTTGTGGCAATACAACAGTTCCAATGTCGCGACCATCCATGACAATCCCACCTTGCTGGGCAATCTCTTGTTGAAGAGAAACTAGTTTCTCACGAACTTCAGGAATTGCCGCAATAGCCGAAACATGATTGGTCACTTGATTTTCACGGATAGGATGGGTAATATCCACATCCCCCACAAAGACAAGCTGCTCTCCAGTTTCTGAACGCCCAAAGCTGATTGGATGCTGGTCCAATAAGGCTAAAAGTTCCTCAATCTCTTCCACTCCTAACTGGTGTTTCAGAGCCATATAGGTCGCCGCACGATACATGGCACCTGTATCTAGATAGGTATACCCAAAATCTTTAGCAATAATCTTTGCGACTGTACTCTTACCACTTGAAGCTGGACCATCGATAGCAATTTGAATCGTTTTCATATCAACTCCTATTTGATTTTGATAACATCACCTGGATTAGCAAACCAAGACCCTGTAGCCATATGCCCAGGATTCAAGGCCTCTAGCTGAGCAATCGAGATTCCTGCACGAGCGGCAATGGCTGCTTCTCCTTCTCCAGCCATAACTTTTGTAGTTCCTTCTGGATCAGTTGGATGTTCTGAGCTACTAGATGACTCTTCTACCTTCTCCTCTGAACTAGAAGATGCCTGCTCTGAACTACTACTAGAAGTAGAAGAAACTTGCTCTACTTTTGTATCTGAATCGTGAAAATCTTTCAAGGCTGCTGTGCGATTACTCCCACCCGATGAAAGATAGATAAGAACAATAATCATCACGACTATAATCACAAAGAAAATACTTGCTAAAATGGTCAAGATACGATTAGCCAGCACTCCTCCACCTTGTTCTCTCTTACGACGTTCTGATCTTGTTTCTTCTTGATTCTCATAAATATCTTCTTGCCACGGTTCTTTTGCCATACCTTACTCCTTGTTTTTTTTTACTTTTCTTATTACAATATAAATATGAAAATCACACTTATACCTGAACGCTGCATCGCCTGTGGGCTTTGCCAAACTTATTCTGATTTATTTGATTACCACGATAATGGAATCGTGCGTTTTTACGATGACCCTGACCAACTAGAAAAAGAAATCTCTCCTAGCCAGGACGTCGTAGAAGCTGTTAGAAACTGTCCGACACATGCCTTGATTAAAGATTAACTCTAACATCGACAGGAACGTTCCACTCCTTCTAGTTTAGCATATTTCCATGCAAAATTATAGTCTTTTCTCTTTATTTTTTTCTGTAAAATCAGGAAGGTCACTTTTTTCTTTGACGAGATAAAGTGGTCTTTTTTTGGTCTCTAGATAAATCTTACTGATATACTTGCCGAGAATCCCAATGGTCAAGAGTTGGATTCCCCCAAGGAAGAGAATAACAGCCATCAGAGAGGTCCAACCTGATGTCGGATTG carries:
- the cmk gene encoding (d)CMP kinase, yielding MKTIQIAIDGPASSGKSTVAKIIAKDFGYTYLDTGAMYRAATYMALKHQLGVEEIEELLALLDQHPISFGRSETGEQLVFVGDVDITHPIRENQVTNHVSAIAAIPEVREKLVSLQQEIAQQGGIVMDGRDIGTVVLPQAELKIFLVASVDERAERRYKENIAKGIETDLETLKEEIAARDYKDSHRETSPLKQAEDAVYLDTTGLNIQEVVKKIESEAKQRMS
- a CDS encoding SAG1386/EF1546 family surface-associated protein, with the protein product MAKEPWQEDIYENQEETRSERRKREQGGGVLANRILTILASIFFVIIVVMIIVLIYLSSGGSNRTAALKDFHDSDTKVEQVSSTSSSSSEQASSSSEEKVEESSSSSEHPTDPEGTTKVMAGEGEAAIAARAGISIAQLEALNPGHMATGSWFANPGDVIKIK
- a CDS encoding ferredoxin; the encoded protein is MKITLIPERCIACGLCQTYSDLFDYHDNGIVRFYDDPDQLEKEISPSQDVVEAVRNCPTHALIKD